The following proteins are encoded in a genomic region of Paenibacillus sp. FSL H3-0469:
- the hflX gene encoding GTPase HflX — MATTTHDTETEVQDRAILVSLVTDKIKRTGIDPELSLQELVQLAETAGVEVLDVLRQNKETPDSRWFIGKGKVEELRMAADGLGANTAIFDQELSGAQVRNLEEALDLKIIDRTQLILDIFAGRAKTREGIIQVELAQLSYLLPRLSGQGKNLSRQGGGIGTRGPGESKLETDRRHIRDRITELKRQLDEVVKTRELHREHRRKSGAVQVALVGYTNAGKSTLLKQLTDADVYIENQLFATLDPTSRVLQLPGGKEVVLTDTVGFIQNLPHDLVASFRATLEEVNEANLVLHVVDASSPMREEQMEVVQTILQDLGAAGKPQVVLFNKIDLCQPQQLEMLPTGEGFLKISAFNEDDLSRITEIISDQLAGDTLIFRIPGDRGDLSSLLYRVGEVLEQDYDGSDVLYNVRLNKEDYDKWSYKLAEFVEPQ, encoded by the coding sequence ATGGCAACTACAACACATGACACAGAGACAGAAGTGCAGGACCGGGCGATTCTCGTCAGTCTGGTGACTGACAAGATCAAACGCACCGGGATCGACCCGGAGCTATCGCTTCAGGAGCTGGTACAATTAGCAGAGACCGCCGGGGTAGAGGTGCTGGATGTCTTGCGGCAGAACAAGGAGACCCCCGATTCCAGGTGGTTTATCGGTAAAGGCAAGGTGGAAGAGCTCCGGATGGCCGCTGACGGGCTTGGCGCGAATACCGCCATCTTCGATCAGGAGCTGTCCGGGGCGCAGGTGCGCAATCTGGAAGAGGCGCTGGATCTCAAAATCATTGACCGTACGCAGCTGATTCTCGATATCTTTGCCGGACGGGCGAAGACCCGTGAAGGGATTATCCAGGTAGAACTTGCTCAGCTGTCTTATCTGCTGCCGCGTCTGTCCGGGCAAGGCAAGAATCTGTCGCGTCAGGGTGGCGGAATCGGTACGAGAGGTCCCGGAGAGAGCAAGCTGGAGACGGACCGCCGGCATATCCGTGACCGCATTACCGAGCTGAAGCGCCAGCTGGACGAGGTGGTCAAGACGCGTGAGCTGCACCGTGAACACCGCCGGAAGAGCGGTGCGGTTCAGGTGGCCTTGGTAGGCTATACCAACGCGGGCAAATCCACACTGCTGAAGCAGCTGACAGATGCCGATGTGTACATCGAGAACCAATTATTCGCTACCCTTGACCCTACCTCACGTGTGCTTCAGCTTCCGGGCGGCAAGGAGGTCGTGCTTACAGACACCGTCGGCTTCATTCAGAATCTGCCGCATGATCTCGTAGCCTCCTTCCGCGCTACCCTGGAGGAAGTGAATGAAGCCAATCTGGTACTGCATGTAGTGGATGCCTCTTCTCCGATGCGTGAGGAGCAGATGGAGGTCGTTCAGACTATTCTGCAGGATCTGGGCGCGGCAGGCAAGCCGCAGGTTGTATTGTTCAACAAAATCGATCTGTGTCAGCCGCAGCAGCTGGAGATGCTCCCGACCGGAGAGGGCTTCCTGAAAATCAGTGCTTTTAATGAGGACGACCTCTCACGGATTACGGAGATCATCAGCGACCAGCTTGCCGGGGATACTCTTATCTTCCGCATTCCCGGAGACCGGGGCGATCTGTCCTCACTGCTCTACCGGGTGGGCGAGGTGCTTGAACAGGATTATGACGGAAGCGACGTACTCTATAACGTGCGGCTGAACAAAGAGGATTACGATAAATGGAGCTATAAGCTGGCTGAATTTGTGGAGCCGCAATAA
- a CDS encoding AAA family ATPase, with the protein MNGHVAAASSGREERRPSRQINIVLNNQAPAPVSGLPADHAGGTATPKPGSHSGLFQELSRELDALVGLDNIKELVFEIYALLQVAQMRSEAGLATGGQAYHMVFKGNPGTGKTTVARIVAKLFQRMGVLSKGHLIEVERADLVGEYIGHTAQKTRDLVKKALGGILFIDEAYSLARGGDKDFGKEAIDTLVKSMEDHRSQFVLILAGYSGEIDYFLMSNPGLPSRFPIQVEFPDYTIDQLLQIAELMAKDRDYILMPQAILRLKQHLLMEKTESLHAFSNARYVRNSIEKAVRAQAVRLLNQYESTSPGKQELMTLRTEDFKG; encoded by the coding sequence GTGAACGGACATGTAGCGGCGGCAAGCAGCGGACGGGAAGAACGCAGACCGTCCAGGCAGATTAACATTGTGCTGAATAATCAGGCTCCGGCCCCGGTGTCCGGCTTGCCGGCTGATCACGCGGGCGGTACGGCAACTCCTAAGCCCGGCAGCCATAGCGGACTGTTCCAGGAGCTGAGCCGGGAGCTGGATGCACTTGTAGGTCTGGATAACATCAAAGAACTGGTCTTTGAGATCTATGCCCTGCTGCAGGTGGCCCAGATGCGCAGTGAAGCCGGACTTGCCACCGGAGGCCAGGCCTACCATATGGTATTCAAGGGCAATCCGGGGACAGGCAAAACCACAGTTGCACGAATTGTGGCGAAGCTGTTCCAGCGGATGGGTGTGCTCAGCAAAGGGCATCTGATTGAAGTAGAGCGCGCAGATCTGGTAGGCGAATATATCGGACATACTGCCCAGAAGACGCGGGATCTCGTTAAAAAAGCGCTCGGTGGCATTCTCTTCATCGATGAAGCTTACAGTCTGGCCCGTGGCGGAGATAAGGATTTCGGTAAAGAGGCCATCGACACATTAGTCAAATCGATGGAGGACCACCGCAGCCAGTTTGTTCTGATTCTGGCCGGGTATTCCGGCGAGATTGATTATTTTCTGATGAGCAATCCGGGTCTGCCCTCGCGGTTTCCGATCCAGGTTGAATTTCCCGATTATACCATCGACCAGCTGCTGCAGATTGCCGAGCTGATGGCCAAGGACCGTGATTATATTCTGATGCCGCAGGCCATACTCAGACTCAAGCAGCATTTGCTTATGGAGAAGACAGAGAGTCTGCATGCTTTCAGCAATGCAAGGTATGTGCGCAACAGTATTGAGAAGGCGGTACGCGCTCAGGCTGTGCGGCTCTTGAACCAGTATGAGAGTACAAGTCCGGGTAAGCAGGAGCTAATGACGCTGCGGACCGAGGATTTCAAAGGATAG
- a CDS encoding YdcF family protein has translation MDWYVYQRGSSPIRKVSRRRHHRTKRVLTVSLLVLIVAGFIWCGVVFNRINSAATTSPMVKADAGVILGMSMWGDEPSPGLKERLDYALELYKSGAFSHFVVSGGLDQPDYKYTEAEGMKRYLVAHEVPDKVIYLEDQSTSTYENLLFSKTIMQQEGLSSAVVITHDFHGRRALEIARKLGYKNPELGVTESKVMSMLKYKPREILAYTKWKLQELSL, from the coding sequence ATGGATTGGTATGTCTATCAACGGGGTTCATCCCCGATCCGCAAAGTGTCGCGGAGGCGCCACCATCGTACGAAGAGGGTACTGACGGTATCGCTGCTGGTACTGATTGTGGCCGGATTCATCTGGTGCGGAGTAGTCTTTAACAGAATTAACAGTGCAGCAACTACCTCGCCCATGGTGAAGGCGGACGCGGGAGTCATTCTGGGGATGTCGATGTGGGGGGATGAACCGAGTCCGGGGCTGAAGGAACGGCTGGATTATGCGCTTGAGCTGTATAAGTCTGGTGCATTCAGCCATTTTGTTGTCTCTGGAGGGCTGGATCAGCCGGACTACAAATACACGGAAGCCGAAGGTATGAAGAGGTATCTGGTTGCCCATGAAGTCCCGGATAAGGTGATCTATCTGGAGGACCAGTCTACCAGCACTTACGAGAACCTGCTGTTCAGCAAGACAATTATGCAGCAGGAAGGATTGTCTTCAGCCGTCGTAATTACCCATGATTTCCATGGCCGCCGCGCCTTGGAGATTGCGCGTAAGCTGGGGTATAAGAACCCGGAGCTTGGCGTCACGGAGTCTAAAGTGATGTCAATGCTTAAGTACAAGCCCCGCGAGATTCTGGCCTACACCAAATGGAAATTGCAGGAGCTGTCGCTGTAA
- a CDS encoding DUF402 domain-containing protein — MKRKFGDRANWRRITRRHFACRYVETREFSGYITLYTIYGLKEPLWKSYGRHTYRIADKGYSWLQYFPKDSHYIVTAMFDERQNIVQWYIDTCKVQGVTDQGVPWFDDLYLDVVVLWNGEVFLLDEDELEEALEREDITDSDYQLAWSTANAILRAIDAHAFPYFSLSLKHRAELFHHGEFRRK; from the coding sequence ATGAAACGTAAATTCGGAGACCGGGCCAACTGGCGCAGGATTACCCGCCGCCATTTTGCCTGCCGCTATGTGGAGACCCGGGAGTTCAGCGGTTATATCACACTCTACACTATATACGGGCTGAAGGAGCCGCTATGGAAGAGTTACGGCAGGCATACATACCGCATTGCGGACAAGGGATATTCATGGCTGCAGTATTTTCCCAAGGACAGCCACTATATTGTGACGGCCATGTTTGATGAACGGCAAAATATTGTGCAGTGGTACATTGACACCTGCAAGGTTCAGGGCGTAACGGATCAAGGGGTTCCCTGGTTCGACGATCTGTATCTGGACGTTGTAGTGCTGTGGAATGGTGAAGTGTTTTTGCTGGATGAGGATGAACTGGAGGAAGCGCTGGAGCGGGAAGATATCACGGACAGTGATTATCAGTTAGCCTGGTCAACAGCCAATGCCATACTGCGTGCGATAGACGCTCATGCCTTTCCGTATTTCTCCCTTTCACTGAAGCATCGTGCCGAATTGTTTCATCACGGAGAATTTAGGAGGAAGTAG
- a CDS encoding PBP1A family penicillin-binding protein produces MSRDQLTRSGGNRNRGSQPSSSQGKPKKKKKRFLTKKRVLWSLFFSVALAIFCALGGYLFIMLNGQKLLDENRDKLTVNPPTQIFDRNRNLIGELSLEKSDPVEYQDIPKLLIDAFVATEDKRFFEHNGVDLWSIGRAAVKDIAARSMVEGGSTITQQLAKNIFLTRDKTFFRKATEVSIAVALEKTETKEEIIKMYLNRIPFGGTVYGIKAASIRYFGESNLNKLELWEIATLAAMPKGPSRYNPLRNPELSKERRGVVLQLMYEQKLITKEQMDEAKAVDYNYKPPEKKQRYQAFIDYAIGEAEDKFGLTEDDLNIGGYKIYTTMDKHAQETIEDAFADSDNFEKSVDDELVQGSMTIVNQENGSVVALMGGRNYEKKGYSRIDGSRRSPGSAFKPLVSYAPALESGKFTNDSMLSNEKQCFGKYCPNNLHGYSKSISMSDALTKSENIPAVWLLNEIGVNTGFQFAKKLGINLKDEDKNLSLALGGMSEGTNTMEMAQAYSAFANGGELREAYAIKSIADSDDKTVYKANTKPERVMSEQTAYQMTEMMQRVVQDGTGKKAKINRPVAGKTGTTQSGYKGISSNRDVWFVGYTPEWTAAVWMGYDKPSKTHLLKNSSPLAAAFWGKVMEKALEGVPAKQFPVPKGAVPEVEVTPTPEAVTTVTGFQAAYDPSTMTVNMSWNPAAASGVEYRIYRRETSETDFTPLMNTMASNIGDISAMPGLSYEYYVTAYYQELDQESEPSETVTVSVQDELQTPEPEITPDPNMPTDNPDNGGNSGNGENGGNPPDNGPGNNGSGNNGPGNHGPGNNGNGQGGEDGSGAATSPPEMTPPPATPEPLPTPAPEATSGTVDPGIIPDPNAGTDPASDPGSGFVEGPGNVH; encoded by the coding sequence ATGTCCAGAGACCAACTAACCCGGAGCGGCGGCAATAGAAACAGAGGAAGTCAGCCGTCTAGCTCCCAAGGGAAGCCGAAGAAAAAAAAGAAAAGGTTCTTAACCAAAAAACGTGTGCTGTGGAGTTTGTTTTTTTCAGTTGCGCTGGCTATTTTTTGCGCGCTGGGCGGTTACTTGTTCATCATGCTGAACGGGCAGAAGCTGCTTGATGAGAACAGGGATAAGCTGACGGTGAACCCGCCGACGCAGATTTTTGACCGGAACCGGAATCTGATCGGCGAGCTGTCGCTGGAGAAGAGCGACCCGGTGGAATACCAGGATATTCCCAAGCTGCTGATTGACGCATTCGTAGCCACCGAGGACAAAAGGTTCTTCGAGCACAACGGGGTGGATCTCTGGTCCATCGGACGCGCGGCTGTCAAGGATATTGCGGCGCGCAGCATGGTTGAAGGCGGCAGTACGATCACCCAGCAGCTGGCAAAGAATATCTTCCTGACCCGGGATAAGACCTTCTTCCGTAAGGCGACCGAGGTTTCGATTGCCGTGGCACTGGAGAAAACAGAAACCAAAGAAGAAATCATTAAGATGTACCTGAACCGGATTCCGTTCGGCGGAACGGTTTACGGGATCAAGGCTGCTTCCATCCGTTATTTCGGGGAAAGCAATCTGAATAAACTTGAGCTGTGGGAAATAGCCACTCTGGCTGCAATGCCCAAAGGGCCGTCCCGCTATAATCCGCTGCGTAACCCTGAGCTGTCGAAGGAACGCCGCGGCGTAGTGCTTCAACTCATGTATGAGCAGAAGCTGATTACCAAGGAGCAGATGGACGAGGCGAAGGCCGTGGATTACAACTACAAGCCGCCTGAGAAGAAGCAGCGTTACCAGGCATTCATCGATTATGCGATTGGTGAGGCTGAGGACAAATTCGGGCTGACCGAGGATGATCTCAACATTGGCGGCTATAAGATTTATACAACCATGGATAAGCATGCCCAGGAGACGATTGAGGATGCTTTTGCCGACAGTGATAACTTCGAGAAGAGTGTGGACGATGAGCTGGTCCAGGGCTCAATGACTATTGTGAATCAGGAGAATGGCAGTGTTGTAGCCTTGATGGGCGGACGTAACTATGAGAAAAAAGGCTACAGCCGGATCGACGGCAGCCGCCGCTCACCGGGTTCTGCCTTCAAGCCCCTGGTATCCTATGCACCGGCACTGGAATCCGGCAAATTCACGAATGATTCCATGCTGAGCAATGAGAAGCAGTGCTTCGGCAAATATTGTCCGAACAATCTGCACGGGTACTCGAAATCGATCAGTATGAGTGATGCGCTGACGAAGTCGGAGAATATTCCGGCGGTCTGGCTGCTGAATGAGATCGGTGTGAATACCGGCTTCCAGTTCGCCAAGAAGCTGGGGATCAACCTGAAGGATGAAGACAAGAACCTGTCGCTCGCCCTCGGCGGGATGAGTGAGGGAACGAACACGATGGAGATGGCACAGGCTTACAGCGCCTTCGCCAATGGCGGAGAGCTGCGGGAAGCATATGCTATTAAGTCGATAGCCGATAGTGATGATAAGACGGTCTACAAGGCGAACACTAAGCCTGAGCGCGTGATGAGTGAACAGACCGCTTATCAGATGACTGAGATGATGCAGCGTGTTGTACAGGACGGTACGGGTAAAAAAGCGAAAATTAACCGTCCGGTAGCCGGTAAGACCGGTACAACGCAGAGCGGGTATAAGGGCATCAGCTCGAACCGGGATGTCTGGTTCGTGGGTTATACGCCGGAATGGACAGCAGCGGTATGGATGGGCTATGACAAGCCGAGCAAGACCCATCTGCTGAAGAACAGCAGTCCGCTGGCTGCTGCCTTCTGGGGTAAGGTCATGGAGAAGGCGCTGGAAGGTGTACCTGCCAAGCAGTTCCCGGTACCGAAGGGAGCTGTTCCAGAGGTAGAGGTTACACCGACGCCTGAAGCGGTAACTACGGTGACGGGCTTCCAGGCAGCGTATGATCCTTCCACGATGACGGTGAATATGAGCTGGAACCCTGCTGCGGCCAGCGGGGTGGAATACCGTATTTACCGCCGCGAGACGTCTGAGACAGATTTCACCCCGCTCATGAACACCATGGCCTCCAATATAGGGGACATCAGTGCGATGCCGGGACTGTCTTATGAATATTATGTGACTGCATACTATCAGGAGCTTGATCAGGAGAGCGAACCGTCCGAGACTGTAACAGTGTCCGTTCAGGATGAGCTTCAGACCCCTGAGCCAGAGATAACGCCTGACCCGAATATGCCTACGGATAACCCCGATAACGGCGGCAATTCCGGAAATGGCGAGAATGGCGGCAATCCGCCGGATAATGGACCGGGAAATAACGGTTCCGGCAATAATGGACCGGGTAACCATGGTCCTGGCAATAACGGCAATGGTCAAGGAGGGGAGGACGGCAGCGGAGCAGCCACATCCCCGCCTGAGATGACACCGCCGCCTGCCACGCCAGAGCCGTTACCGACACCGGCACCGGAGGCGACGAGCGGTACTGTCGATCCCGGAATCATCCCTGACCCGAATGCCGGAACTGATCCGGCAAGTGATCCGGGCAGCGGTTTTGTTGAAGGCCCCGGCAATGTGCATTAG
- the hfq gene encoding RNA chaperone Hfq gives MNKSINIQDTFLNQLRKENIPATVYLTNGFQIRGIIKAFDNFTIVIDSDGRQQMVYKHAISTFTPQRSVSLMQDNNNEN, from the coding sequence ATGAACAAGTCCATTAACATTCAAGATACGTTCTTGAACCAGCTGCGCAAAGAGAATATCCCTGCTACAGTATATTTGACCAACGGCTTTCAAATCCGGGGAATTATCAAAGCGTTCGACAACTTCACCATTGTCATCGACAGTGACGGGCGCCAGCAGATGGTGTACAAGCATGCGATCTCCACGTTTACTCCGCAGCGAAGCGTATCACTGATGCAGGACAACAATAACGAGAATTAA